A single window of Salvia splendens isolate huo1 chromosome 8, SspV2, whole genome shotgun sequence DNA harbors:
- the LOC121743485 gene encoding cytosolic enolase 3-like isoform X2: MSVQEYLDKHTLSRKIEDAVNAAVRAKTPDPVLFISNHLKKSVTSVITNLKARQILDSRGIPTVEVDLHTNKGVFRASAPSGSTYGMYEAVELRDGDKGMYLGNSVSRAVKNVNEKISEALIGMDPTLQAQIDQAMIDLDKTDKKGELGANAILAVSMAACRAGAAEKEVPLYKHIADLAGKTRYHLPVPAFTLIGGGDHAGNNLAIQEIMILPVGAKKFEEALQMGAETYHHLKAVITEKYGSHGCNVGEDGGFAPDIASLKEGLDFVKEAIGRTGYNEKIKIAIGVGATEFCIGTKYDLDHKISNRSGQNFKSGEDMIDMYRGLCEAYPIVSIGDPFDKEDWEHSKYFSSLGICQVVGDDLLMSNPKRIERAVQEAACNALLLKFRSIRWEL; encoded by the exons ATGTCGGTGCAGGAGTATCTGGACAAGCATACGCTCTCCCGGAAGATTGAGGACGCCGTCAATGCCGCCGTTAGGGCAAAGACGCCGGATCCCGTGCTCTTCATCTCCAATCACTTGAAGAAATCCGTCACCTCCGTCATCACCAACCTTAAAGCCAGGCAAATCCTCGATAGCAGAGGGATTCCCACTGTTGAAGTCGATTTGCACACCAATAAAGGCGTCTTTCGCGCCTCCGCGCCCAGCGGCTCCACCTATGGAAT GTATGAAGCTGTTGAGTTGCGAGATGGAGACAAGGGAATGTATCTGGGTAATAGTGTAAGTAGAGCTGTCAAGAATGTTAATGAGAAAATATCGGAAGCTTTAATTGGTATGGATCCAACTCTCCAAGCCCAAATTGATCAAGCCATGATAGACTTGGACAAGACAGATAAGAAG GGTGAGCTTGGGGCGAATGCTATTCTAGCAGTCTCAATGGCTGCTTGCAGAGCAGGGGCAGCTGAAAAAGAG GTCCCATTGTACAAACATATTGCTGATCTAGCTGGCAAAACAAGATATCACCTTCCTGTTCCAGCTTTCACTCTCATAGGTGGCGGAGACCATGCTGGGAACAATCTTGCCATTCAG GAAATCATGATCCTTCCTGTAGGGGCGAAAAAATTTGAGGAGGCTCTGCAGATGGGAGCTGAGACTTATCATCATCTAAAG GCTGTGATCACAGAAAAATATGGTTCACACGGATGTAACGTTGGAGAAGATGGTGGTTTTGCTCCCGATATAGCCAG CTTGAAAGAAGGCTTGGATTTTGTAAAGGAAGCCATTGGAAGAACGGGATACAACGAGAAAATAAAGATAGCAATTGGTGTTGGGGCTACTGAATTTTGCATAG GTACCAAGTATGATTTGGATcacaaaatatcaaataggtCTGGTCAAAACTTTAAATCTGGGGAGGACATGATTGATATGTATAGAGGACTTTGTGAAG CCTACCCTATTGTGTCAATTGGAGATCCATTTGATAAGGAAGACTGGGAGCACTCAAAATATTTCTCCAGTCTTGGGATTTGCCAG
- the LOC121745378 gene encoding exocyst complex component EXO70H1-like yields MKGSIFSKRVSSPSRHSSASASPSSTPSCSSHQSFSETMMEENLDLAEVIITASAIDAHRHQEFSSLFVDDRREARKFLDAVNSLQHAMHYYVKLSSGSDKLVRAQNLMQIAIKRLEKEFHLILSANRKNLDSESVSCRSSRASARSSVSDYYYHEDEISDEGEESTSTTPPRTPPRGENAEADLAMADLRNIADCMIASGYGRECVNIYKLVRKSIIDETLYYLGVEKLSQHQMQKMEWSVLEQKIKTWLHAVKIAVKTLFCGERILCDIVFSSSEKIAESCFTEISKDAALRLFSFPEVFGRCKKILSPEKMFRTLDLFEAISDLWPDIESIFSHESAAAVRIEAEAALVKLGESVRIILTQFEAAIQKDSSKTPAGGGVHPLTRYVMNYLVFLADYSGAVSVIIADWSVAAETPLPQAYFSSPTSALADDPCVAAITTRLAWLILVLLCKLDGKAVKYNDVALSYLFLANNLNYVVSKVRNSKLGLLMGAEWISENRAKVSKYLSNYQRMGWSKVMAALPEEPTAEISPEQVTDCFEQFNAAFEEAYKKQTSWVIPDPKLRDDMKISLAKRIVPSYRMFYNKHRDDYARRFRFGTDSIVRYVPEDLSNYLSDLFFAASSDNDTSVSSSPLHVQFDS; encoded by the coding sequence atgaagggtTCGATATTTTCCAAGAGAGTTTCTTCTCCGTCGCGGCATTCTTCCGCCTCTGCCTCTCCGTCCTCTACGCCGTCATGCTCCAGCCACCAGTCCTTCTCCGAGACCATGATGGAGGAGAATCTCGACCTCGCTGAGGTCATAATCACGGCATCGGCCATCGATGCACACAGACACCAGGAATTCTCGTCGCTCTTCGTCGATGATAGAAGAGAAGCTAGAAAATTCCTCGATGCAGTGAACAGCTTGCAGCACGCGATGCACTACTACGTCAAGCTCAGCTCCGGCTCCGATAAACTCGTCCGAGCTCAGAACTTGATGCAGATTGCAATCAAGAGACTGGAGAAGGAGTTTCACCTAATTTTATCTGCAAATAGAAAAAATCTCGACTCCGAATCGGTTTCCTGCCGCTCGTCTAGGGCCTCCGCCCGATCCAGCGTCTCCGACTACTACTACCATGAAGATGAAATCTCCGATGAAGGAGAGGAGAGCACTAGCACAACGCCGCCTAGAACTCCACCTCGCGGCGAGAACGCCGAGGCGGATCTCGCGATGGCGGATTTGAGGAATATCGCTGACTGTATGATTGCGTCTGGCTATGGCAGAGAATGCGTCAATATTTACAAACTCGTCAGGAAATCGATAATTGATGAGACTTTGTATTATCTCGGAGTTGAGAAATTGAGCCAACACCAGATGCAGAAAATGGAATGGAGCGTTCTGGAGCAGAAAATTAAGACCTGGCTGCACGCAGTGAAAATTGCCGTTAAAACCTTATTCTGCGGTGAGAGGATTCTCTGCGACATAGTCTTCTCTTCGTCGGAGAAGATCGCCGAATCGTGCTTCACTGAGATCTCGAAAGATGCGGCGTTGAGGCTCTTCAGTTTCCCGGAGGTCTTCGGGAGATGCAAGAAGATCCTTTCGCCGGAGAAGATGTTCCGCACCCTAGATCTATTCGAGGCGATTTCCGATCTGTGGCCAGATATTGAATCGATCTTCTCTCACGAATCCGCTGCGGCGGTGAGGATCGAGGCGGAGGCTGCGCTGGTAAAGCTCGGCGAATCGGTGAGGATTATACTGACTCAATTCGAGGCGGCGATTCAGAAGGACTCGTCGAAGACGCCGGCCGGCGGCGGCGTCCACCCGCTCACGCGCTACGTGATGAACTACCTCGTCTTCCTGGCGGACTACAGCGGCGCGGTCTCCGTCATCATAGCCGACTGGTCGGTGGCGGCGGAGACGCCTCTGCCGCAGGCCTACTTCTCGAGCCCCACCTCCGCCTTGGCAGACGACCCCTGCGTGGCGGCGATCACCACGAGGCTAGCGTGGCTGATTCTCGTCCTCCTCTGCAAGCTCGACGGCAAGGCGGTGAAGTACAACGACGTCGCATTGTCCTACTTGTTCCTAGCCAACAACCTAAACTACGTCGTTTCGAAGGTCCGGAACTCCAAACTGGGGCTCCTGATGGGAGCCGAATGGATATCCGAAAACAGAGCGAAAGTGAGCAAGTATCTCTCGAATTACCAGCGGATGGGATGGAGCAAAGTGATGGCTGCACTGCCTGAGGAACCGACGGCGGAGATTTCTCCCGAGCAAGTGACGGATTGTTTCGAGCAGTTCAATGCAGCTTTCGAGGAGGCGTACAAGAAGCAGACCTCATGGGTCATACCCGACCCGAAACTGCGCGATGATATGAAGATATCTCTAGCGAAACGGATCGTGCCGAGTTACCGGATGTTTTACAACAAGCACAGAGACGACTACGCGAGGAGATTCAGATTCGGAACGGACTCAATTGTCAGATATGTCCCTGAGGATTTGAGCAATTACCTGTCGGACTTGTTTTTTGCTGCGTCGTCTGATAACGACACATCAGTTTCCTCGTCGCCTCTACATGTACAGTTTGATAGCTAA